The proteins below come from a single Mytilus edulis chromosome 5, xbMytEdul2.2, whole genome shotgun sequence genomic window:
- the LOC139525268 gene encoding uncharacterized protein, with product MSTLDCLLGYYSGSGTHELSLSEDKNNKSDPRSSRSLSLGEFIQAFGIYKNIMCTTFPHRRSELDLYERDLVDMATRYPGITTLPSKSIECKNLRSALSQPTHVLKLIETEVEKGYLEGPFDFIPFTHYRINPIGVAEGKYNKKKRLIVDLSAPHEDPKNPSLNELIDKDEFSLQYVSIDDAIRTIKSLGFKSWLLKTDIADAFKVMPLSPMLWPFHGIKWDDRYYFFNKLVFGCRSSPKIFDTLSQAICWIAQNNYNIEHILHLLDDFLVIVPEQDNAQQTMNTFLDIFKSLGVPLSFKKTEGPCHKLEYLGIFLDTINMEAYLPLEKILRIQEIIEYFSKRNSCTKRELLSLLGHLNFACRVIVPGRSFVSHLIKLSTTVKKLHHHVHLKSCKPDLVMWSKFLKDWNGVSFFLNDNITNAADIHLFTDATPSSFGGFYQNEWFQGDFPYELLSCEQTSMAFFELYPIVMACVLWGDRWKRKRILFNCDNLATVDIIKKGRSKIQSLMKLMRKLTYHSAINNFVVHAKHIPGIKNCIADSLSRYQMMKFRALAPHANAIPTPCLHPSELMMV from the exons ATGTCGACGTTGGATTGTTTACTGGGATACTATTCTGGTTCAGGAACACACGAGTTAAGCTTGAGTGAagacaaaaacaataaatctgACCCTAGGAGTTCAAGATCATTGTCTCTGGGCGAATTTATTCAGGCTTTTGGTATTTATAAGAACATTATGTGTACAACATTTCCTCATCGTAGGAGTGAGCTGGATCTTTATGAACGTGATTTGGTTGATATGGCCACCAGGTATCCGG GTATTACAACATTACCATCTAAGTCTATTGAGTGCAAAAACTTAAGATCAGCGTTATCTCAACCAACACACGTTTTAAAATTAATAGAGACGGAGGTAGAAAAGGGCTATTTAGAAGGACcatttgatttcattccatttacACATTACCGCATTAACCCTATCGGTGTGGCAGAAggtaaatacaataaaaagaagCGTTTGATCGTAGACTTGTCAGCGCCTCATGAGGATCCAAAAAATCCTAGTTTAAACGAACTTATCGATAAAGATGAATTTTCTTTGCAATATGTTTCAATTGATGATGCTATCAGAACTATCAAAAGCCTAGGTTTTAAATCTTGGCTTTTAAAAACCGATATAGCCGACGCCTTCAAGGTTATGCCCCTGTCGCCAATGTTATGGCCGTTTCATGGAATCAAATGGGATGACAGATAttacttttttaataaattggTGTTTGGGTGCAGGTCTAGCCCAAAAATCTTTGACACTCTTTCACAAGCAATTTGTTGGATTGCTCAGAACAATTACAATATAGAGCACATTTTACACTTGTTAGATGATTTTCTAGTTATTGTACCAGAACAAGACAATGCTCAACAAACTATGAATacttttttagatatttttaagTCATTAGGTgtgccactttcatttaagaaaaCTGAAGGACCATGTCATAAGTTAGAATATTTAGGGATATTTTTAGATACTATTAATATGGAGGCTTATCTCCCTTTAGAAAAGATTTTACGAATTCAAGAAATTATAGAATATTTCAGTAAGCGCAATTCGTGCACTAAAAGAGAGTTATTAAGTTTACTAGGGCATTTAAATTTTGCGTGCAGAGTTATAGTGCCAGGTAGATCATTTGTTTCACACTTAATTAAACTGTCTACTACTGTTAAAAAGTTGCATCACCATGTGCACTTAAAAAGTTGTAAACCTGATCTTGTTATGtggtcaaaatttttaaaagattgGAATGGTGTTTCCttctttttaaatgataatataaCGAATGCTGCTGACATTCACTTGTTTACTGATGCTACACCTTCCTCATTTGGAGgtttttatcaaaatgaatgGTTTCAAGGTGACTTTCCTTATGAACTATTGTCTTGTGAGCAAACATCTATGGCGTTTTTTGAATTGTATCCCATTGTAATGGCATGCGTACTGTGGGGAGATAGATGGAAAAGGAAACGTATATTATTCAATTGTGACAATTTAGCTACTGTTGATATTATTAAAAAGGGTAGATCTAAGATTCAAAGCTTGATGAAGTTAATGAGAAAGCTCACTTATCATTCAGCAATTAATAATTTTGTAGTGCATGCCAAACACATTCCTGGTATAAAAAACTGTATAGCTGATTCTCTTTCTCGTTACCAGATGATGAAGTTCAGAGCCTTGGCACCACATGCAAACGCGATACCAACTCCTTGTCTGCATCCCTCAGAGCTGATGAtggtttga